One segment of Leptodactylus fuscus isolate aLepFus1 chromosome 7, aLepFus1.hap2, whole genome shotgun sequence DNA contains the following:
- the ARL2 gene encoding ADP-ribosylation factor-like protein 2, translated as MGLLTILKKMKQKEREVRLLMLGLDNAGKTTILKKFNGEDINTISPTLGFNIKTLEHRGFKLNMWDVGGQKSLRSYWRNYFESTDGLIWVVDSADRARLQDCAQELSGLLLEERLAGATLLVFANKQDLPGALSKDAIREALELDNIKTHHWCIQGCSAVTGENLLIGIDWLLDDISCRIFTTD; from the exons ATGGGGCTGCTAAccatcctgaagaagatgaagcagAAGGAGCGGGAGGTCCGGCTGCTCATGTT AGGGCTAGATAATGCTGGCAAAACCACAATTTTGAAGAAATTCAATGGTGAAGATATAAACACAATTTCACCAACTCTGGGATTCAACATCAAGACTCTGGAACACAGAGG GTTCAAACTGAATATGTGGGATGTTGGAGGCCAGAAATCCTTGCGTTCATATTGGAGGAATTACTTTGAAAGCACAGATGGGTTGATTTGGGTTGTAGACAGCGCGGATCGTGCTCGCTTACAAGACTGTGCTCAGGAACTCTCCGGGCTCTTGTTGGAAGAG AGGTTGGCCGGAGCAACATTATTAGTGTTTGCCAATAAACAAGATTTGCCCGGTGCCTTGTCTAAAGATGCAATCCGAGAG GCTTTGGAATTGGATAACATCAAGACACATCATTGGTGCATACAAGGCTGTAGTGCCGTGACTGGAGAAAACCTCCTCATAGGGATAGACTGGTTACTGGACGACATTTCCTGTCGTATTTTTACAACAGACTGA
- the LOC142213198 gene encoding uncharacterized protein LOC142213198 isoform X2, giving the protein MVKIFVGGVSPSASPEELKKLFERYGQVNECDILKNYAFVHMEREQDAHRAIGELHKQEFYGSHLTVEYATSKIRNATKIYVGNVSSRATTSQVKELFEKFGKVVECDIVKNYAFVHMAKEREAMDAILHLNDTPLEDQKIFVTLSKSNNAPKNSKLSSATVVAASTAPPPPPPPPPPAYYFHRGRIPPPPAPFSPFPPRSWYEREYYERYTYDFYDRSGLGARTTYDRALTPAAVVAAAAATLPTAPVAAAPPAPPSINAALAPAAYRDRSPVGRRTAAAAAVMAQYTDPYGASQAYSQSYSQAYASAFSQYSLGAAGYSPAEYYEKYANGQLSNF; this is encoded by the coding sequence ATGGTGAAGATTTTTGTGGGTGGTGTATCACCATCTGCTTCCCCCGAAGAACTAAAGAAGCTCTTTGAGAGGTACGGCCAGGTAAACGAGTGTGATATCCTCAAAAATTATGCCTTTGTACATATGGAACGTGAGCAAGATGCCCATCGTGCCATTGGGGAGCTACATAAACAAGAATTTTATGGTTCCCATCTGACTGTGGAATACGCAACGTCAAAGATACGGAACGCTACCAAAATATACGTGGGCAATGTCTCGAGCAGAGCCACCACGTCCCAAGTAAAAGAGTTGTTTGAGAAATTCGGCAAAGTTGTAGAGTGTGACATTGTCAAAAATTATGCTTTCGTGCACATGGCCAAGGAAAGGGAAGCCATGGACGCCATCTTGCACCTTAATGACACTCCACTTGAAGACCAGAAGATTTTCGTCACACTGTCTAAGAGCAACAACGCTCCAAAGAACTCCAAGCTATCTTCTGCAACGGTGGTGGCAGCTTCAACGGCGCCTCCCCCTCCACCTCCCCCACCGCCGCCTGCTTATTATTTCCACCGCGGACGCATACCACCACCCCCAGCTCCTTTTTCCCCATTTCCGCCTCGTTCATGGTACGAGAGGGAATATTACGAGAGGTACACATATGACTTCTACGACAGAAGTGGCCTCGGAGCTCGCACTACATATGACAGAGCCCTCACCCCGGCCGCTGTGGTGGCTGCAGCAGCTGCGACGCTTCCTACTGCCCCTGTAGCTGCTGCTCCTCCAGCACCACCATCAATCAATGCCGCCTTGGCTCCTGCAGCGTACAGGGACAGAAGTCCTGTAGGAAGAAGAacggcagcggcggcagcagttATGGCCCAGTATACAGATCCATATGGCGCATCCCAAGCCTACAGCCAGAGTTACAGCCAAGCCTACGCTTCTGCCTTCTCCCAATATAGCTTGGGAGCAGCAGGTTACAGTCCCGCCGAGTACTACGAGAAATATGCTAACGG
- the SNX15 gene encoding sorting nexin-15 — protein MSRAVRDQYDRRYHVTETRTNPKGFTEYKVTAEFISKKNPQDVKEIVVWKRYSDFKKLHGELSYTHRNLFQRTQEFPPFPRAQVFGRFEAPVIEERRQAAEDMLRFTVNITALNNSPQLKEFFRAGDVTMRSDGPDSADAVVLPPPLIPEPVRSSSIEVTEVKDVLDDFDETETQVLPEVEETVSSSEPSQLDLLFDMTEDISHPGEEETTNPTPAAKALAPNDLALFDPCYAEDGALLETESSLNLLSLRCEGEEVTSDLPLGEEEDGALYLSQATAEVQKAMEKESAGDYPEAFRLFRNAVDILLKGVKDDRCPDRRDAVRRRTAEYLHHAEQIFQAHMGGSTE, from the exons ATGTCCCGGGCTGTCCGGGATCAGTATGACCGGAGGTATCACGTGACCGAAACCCGAACTAATCCGAAGGGGTTTACAGAGTacaaggtcactgctgag TTTATATCAAAGAAGAATCCCCAGGATGTTAAAGAG ATTGTGGTTTGGAAACGCTACAGCGACTTTAAGAAACTTCATGGAGAACTCTCATATACTCATAGAAATCTCTTCCAGCGCACTCAGGAGTTCCCACCATTTCCCCGCGCCCAGGTTTTCG GCCGTTTTGAAGCTCCAGTGATAGAAGAGCGAAGGCAAGCTGCAGAAGATATGCTGAGGTTCACAGTCAACATCACAGCCCTCAATAATAGTCCACAACTAAAGGAGTTTTTTAGG GCAGGAGACGTTACAATGCGATCAGATGGTCCGGACTCAGCAGACGCAGTAGTCTTACCTCCTCCTTTAATACCAGAACCAGTAAGAAGCTCTTCTATAGAAGTCACAGAAGTAAAGGACGTGTTAGATGACTTTGATGAGACAGAGACGCAAGTGTTGCCTGAAGTGGAGGAAACCGTCAGTAGTAGTG AACCAAGCCAGCTCGACTTACTGTTTGATATGACTGAAGATATAAGCCATCctggagaagaagagacaacaaatCCAACTCCAGCTGCAAAAGCCTTGGCTCCCAATGACTTGGCGCTCTTTGACCCTTGCTATGCTGAAG ACGGTGCATTACTGGAGACAGAGTCCTCTCTGAACCTGTTGTCTTTGCGGTGTGAGGGAGAAGAGGTGACATCTGACCTTCCTCTCggtgaagaagaagatggagcatTGTATCTCTCACAAGCTACAGCTGAAGTCCAGAAAGCAATGGAGAAGGAATCAGCCGGCGACTACCCCGAGGCGTTCAGACTCTTCAGAAACGCAGTAGATATTTTGTTAAAAGGAGTGAAAG ATGACCGCTGCCCGGACAGGCGAGACGCTGTGAGACGCAGAACGGCAGAATATCTTCATCACGCAGAGCAAATTTTTCAGGCTCACATGGGTGGCAGCACTGAGTGA
- the LOC142213198 gene encoding uncharacterized protein LOC142213198 isoform X1 — protein MVKIFVGGVSPSASPEELKKLFERYGQVNECDILKNYAFVHMEREQDAHRAIGELHKQEFYGSHLTVEYATSKIRNATKIYVGNVSSRATTSQVKELFEKFGKVVECDIVKNYAFVHMAKEREAMDAILHLNDTPLEDQKIFVTLSKSNNAPKNSKLSSATVVAASTAPPPPPPPPPPAYYFHRGRIPPPPAPFSPFPPRSWYEREYYERYTYDFYDRSGLGARTTYDRALTPAAVVAAAAATLPTAPVAAAPPAPPSINAALAPAAYRDRSPVGRRTAAAAAVMAQYTDPYGASQAYSQSYSQAYASAFSQYSLGAAGYSPAEYYEKYANGYAGQYSQTY, from the coding sequence ATGGTGAAGATTTTTGTGGGTGGTGTATCACCATCTGCTTCCCCCGAAGAACTAAAGAAGCTCTTTGAGAGGTACGGCCAGGTAAACGAGTGTGATATCCTCAAAAATTATGCCTTTGTACATATGGAACGTGAGCAAGATGCCCATCGTGCCATTGGGGAGCTACATAAACAAGAATTTTATGGTTCCCATCTGACTGTGGAATACGCAACGTCAAAGATACGGAACGCTACCAAAATATACGTGGGCAATGTCTCGAGCAGAGCCACCACGTCCCAAGTAAAAGAGTTGTTTGAGAAATTCGGCAAAGTTGTAGAGTGTGACATTGTCAAAAATTATGCTTTCGTGCACATGGCCAAGGAAAGGGAAGCCATGGACGCCATCTTGCACCTTAATGACACTCCACTTGAAGACCAGAAGATTTTCGTCACACTGTCTAAGAGCAACAACGCTCCAAAGAACTCCAAGCTATCTTCTGCAACGGTGGTGGCAGCTTCAACGGCGCCTCCCCCTCCACCTCCCCCACCGCCGCCTGCTTATTATTTCCACCGCGGACGCATACCACCACCCCCAGCTCCTTTTTCCCCATTTCCGCCTCGTTCATGGTACGAGAGGGAATATTACGAGAGGTACACATATGACTTCTACGACAGAAGTGGCCTCGGAGCTCGCACTACATATGACAGAGCCCTCACCCCGGCCGCTGTGGTGGCTGCAGCAGCTGCGACGCTTCCTACTGCCCCTGTAGCTGCTGCTCCTCCAGCACCACCATCAATCAATGCCGCCTTGGCTCCTGCAGCGTACAGGGACAGAAGTCCTGTAGGAAGAAGAacggcagcggcggcagcagttATGGCCCAGTATACAGATCCATATGGCGCATCCCAAGCCTACAGCCAGAGTTACAGCCAAGCCTACGCTTCTGCCTTCTCCCAATATAGCTTGGGAGCAGCAGGTTACAGTCCCGCCGAGTACTACGAGAAATATGCTAACGGGTATGCAGGCCAGTACAGCCAAACTTATTAA